The proteins below are encoded in one region of Clostridium cylindrosporum DSM 605:
- a CDS encoding hydroxymyristoyl-ACP dehydratase yields the protein MTNINCSEYCKHERNGKCSLTHITLSSSYIGYDSNCAYFHPINTPPNIT from the coding sequence ATGACTAATATTAACTGCTCTGAATATTGTAAGCATGAAAGAAATGGTAAATGCTCTCTAACCCACATAACGCTTTCATCAAGCTATATAGGTTATGATTCTAATTGTGCCTATTTCCATCCAATTAATACTCCTCCTAACATAACATAA
- a CDS encoding peptide ABC transporter substrate-binding protein — MLMKKLSKALAIGLTAVLMVTGLSSCGKSSSENKIVFNIEEQEGSIDPAINNSMYMATLIENAFEGLVRLDENQKPKPGIAKSWKVSPDGKEYTFELRNNARWSDGMVVNAKDFQFAWKRVLNKKTASPYSGYMMCIKGAKEYFEGKAKEVVGINVVDDFKMKITLTNPTPYFLELTALGAFMPIREDVAKNPEWSNRPETYISNGPLNLTEWRAKEIMIYEKNKSYWNKDAVKLDKLEVKMIAEPTKAFDAFKKGELDYIENPPAQEIPSLLKNGTAKKYQNLGTYMYMFNLSDKMKQKDPKAYAAMNNPNVRRALALAIDRKEIVETVSKGVEKAASSIVPPGIKDSKGKDFKDKEYFKLEGNVAEAKKLLAEAGYPNGQGFPQIELMYNKGGNHEEIAKTTQEMWKKNLNIDIKLVSEEWKVFLDKLKSKDYTMARKGWVADYRDPSTFLSLFETNGENNETGYSNPEVDKLFKKASSELDESKRFEAYHKIESIILNDMPVIPIYYYTDVVCINPKVKGVYKSPLGHITFYKAQKEK; from the coding sequence ATGCTAATGAAAAAGCTTTCTAAAGCTTTAGCTATAGGGCTAACAGCAGTACTAATGGTTACAGGACTTTCGAGCTGCGGTAAATCTTCTTCTGAAAATAAGATTGTTTTCAATATTGAGGAACAAGAGGGAAGTATCGATCCAGCTATTAATAATTCAATGTATATGGCAACTCTTATTGAAAATGCATTTGAGGGGCTAGTAAGACTAGATGAAAATCAAAAGCCTAAGCCAGGAATTGCAAAGAGTTGGAAGGTATCACCTGACGGTAAGGAGTACACCTTTGAATTAAGAAATAATGCAAGATGGTCAGATGGTATGGTTGTTAATGCTAAAGACTTTCAATTTGCATGGAAAAGAGTATTAAATAAAAAAACCGCTTCTCCTTACTCAGGATATATGATGTGCATTAAGGGAGCAAAAGAATACTTTGAAGGTAAGGCAAAGGAAGTTGTAGGAATTAATGTTGTAGATGACTTCAAGATGAAGATAACTCTTACAAATCCAACACCATACTTTTTAGAGCTTACCGCTTTAGGAGCCTTTATGCCAATTAGAGAAGACGTTGCAAAAAATCCAGAATGGTCAAATAGACCTGAAACTTATATTTCAAATGGTCCTTTGAATCTTACAGAGTGGAGAGCGAAGGAGATAATGATATATGAAAAGAACAAAAGTTATTGGAATAAGGATGCTGTTAAGTTAGATAAATTAGAAGTTAAAATGATAGCAGAACCTACTAAGGCTTTTGATGCATTTAAAAAAGGGGAGCTTGACTACATAGAAAATCCACCTGCACAAGAAATACCTAGCCTTCTAAAGAATGGTACAGCAAAAAAGTACCAAAACCTAGGTACATATATGTATATGTTTAACCTTTCAGATAAGATGAAGCAAAAAGATCCTAAGGCATATGCTGCTATGAATAATCCTAATGTAAGACGTGCACTTGCCCTTGCAATAGATAGAAAAGAAATTGTTGAAACAGTAAGCAAAGGTGTAGAAAAAGCTGCTAGTAGTATAGTTCCTCCAGGAATTAAGGATAGCAAAGGTAAAGATTTTAAGGATAAAGAGTACTTTAAATTAGAAGGTAATGTAGCTGAAGCAAAGAAATTACTTGCTGAAGCTGGTTATCCTAATGGTCAAGGTTTTCCTCAAATAGAGCTTATGTATAATAAGGGAGGAAATCATGAAGAGATAGCAAAGACTACTCAGGAAATGTGGAAGAAGAATCTTAACATTGACATAAAGCTTGTTAGTGAGGAGTGGAAGGTATTCCTAGATAAACTAAAAAGCAAAGACTATACAATGGCCAGAAAGGGATGGGTAGCTGACTATAGAGATCCGTCAACATTCTTAAGTTTGTTTGAAACAAATGGAGAAAATAATGAAACTGGATACTCAAATCCAGAAGTTGATAAATTATTTAAAAAGGCTTCTTCAGAGTTAGATGAATCTAAGAGATTTGAGGCTTATCATAAGATTGAATCAATTATATTAAATGATATGCCTGTTATTCCAATTTACTACTATACTGATGTAGTATGTATTAATCCTAAGGTAAAGGGTGTATATAAATCACCTCTTGGACATATAACATTCTATAAAGCGCAGAAAGAAAAATAA
- the ligA gene encoding NAD-dependent DNA ligase LigA yields MENIKDKIESLRKEIESHNYKYYVLDNPSISDFEYDDLMRQLKKLEEENPEYKSATSPTVRVGGAVLKEFLSVNHSVPMLSLQDVFSFEELRDFDKRVGGVVDEVSYVVELKIDGLSVSLLYENGQFIQGATRGDGLKGENVTENLKTIKSIPLEIQDKNLLEVRGEVYIPKKDFEILNSKREEAGEPLFANPRNAAAGSLRQLDSKITAERRLNVFIFNIQRYGGEEFISHEDGLNYLNELGFKVSPNRKVCGSIEEVIDAINGIAEIRQDIPFEIDGVVIKVDNIKSREVLGDTAKFPRWAAAYKFPAEKKKTKVIDIEVKVGRTGAITPTAILEPVLVSGSTISRAVLHNEDYIKEKDIKIGDTVIVQKAGEIIPEVVEVVFEDRDGSEREFKMPTSCPECGEEAVRLQGEAAIKCINISCPAQLKRNIIHFASRDAMNIEGMGPRVIDLLMDNELLDDAADIYYLDPEKLLSLPRMGKKSVEKLLDSIEKTKTNHISKLIFALGIRFIGSKAAKTLASHFKSIDNLERATYEQLLEVEEIGSKMAESIIDFFKDEQNKKVLKKLEDAGVSFKIEEKDDLGDSKVKSFEGKVFVLTGTLEKYSRNEAAEIIESLGGKVSSSVSKKTSYLLAGNEAGSKLKKAQDLGVKVLSEDEFEVLINE; encoded by the coding sequence GTGGAAAATATAAAGGATAAAATTGAGTCTCTAAGAAAAGAGATAGAAAGTCATAATTATAAATATTATGTATTAGATAATCCTTCTATTAGCGACTTTGAATATGATGATCTAATGAGGCAGCTTAAAAAACTAGAAGAGGAAAATCCTGAGTACAAGTCAGCAACTTCTCCAACTGTAAGAGTTGGAGGAGCTGTTTTAAAAGAGTTTTTAAGTGTAAATCATAGTGTTCCAATGCTTAGTCTACAAGATGTTTTTAGCTTTGAAGAACTTCGTGACTTTGACAAAAGAGTTGGAGGAGTAGTAGATGAGGTTAGCTATGTTGTTGAACTTAAAATAGATGGACTTTCAGTATCACTTCTATATGAAAATGGACAATTTATTCAAGGAGCCACAAGAGGAGATGGATTAAAGGGAGAAAATGTAACAGAGAATCTAAAAACAATAAAGAGCATTCCTCTAGAAATACAGGATAAGAATCTTTTGGAAGTTAGAGGAGAAGTATATATTCCGAAGAAAGACTTTGAAATCTTAAACTCAAAGAGAGAAGAGGCTGGAGAGCCATTATTTGCGAACCCTAGAAATGCAGCAGCAGGGTCACTTAGACAATTAGATTCTAAGATAACAGCAGAAAGAAGATTAAATGTATTTATTTTTAATATTCAAAGATATGGTGGCGAGGAATTTATAAGTCATGAGGATGGACTTAACTATCTTAATGAATTAGGTTTCAAAGTAAGTCCAAATAGAAAAGTATGCGGTAGCATTGAAGAAGTTATAGATGCTATTAATGGAATTGCAGAAATAAGACAAGACATACCATTTGAAATAGATGGAGTGGTAATTAAAGTAGATAACATAAAGTCTAGAGAAGTTTTAGGGGATACAGCAAAGTTCCCAAGATGGGCAGCAGCCTATAAGTTCCCTGCAGAAAAGAAAAAAACAAAGGTAATTGATATAGAAGTTAAGGTTGGAAGAACCGGTGCAATAACACCTACAGCAATTCTTGAGCCTGTACTTGTATCAGGTAGCACTATATCAAGGGCTGTTTTGCACAATGAAGATTACATAAAAGAAAAAGACATTAAGATAGGCGATACTGTTATAGTCCAAAAAGCTGGTGAGATAATCCCTGAGGTTGTTGAGGTTGTATTTGAAGATAGGGATGGAAGTGAAAGGGAATTTAAAATGCCTACCTCTTGTCCAGAATGTGGTGAAGAAGCGGTAAGGCTTCAAGGAGAAGCTGCCATTAAATGTATTAATATTAGCTGTCCTGCACAACTAAAAAGAAATATAATTCACTTTGCATCAAGGGATGCTATGAATATAGAAGGAATGGGACCAAGGGTAATTGATTTATTAATGGATAATGAACTTTTAGATGATGCAGCGGATATTTATTATCTAGACCCTGAGAAGTTATTATCACTTCCTAGAATGGGAAAAAAATCAGTAGAAAAACTACTAGATTCAATAGAGAAGACAAAGACTAATCATATTAGTAAACTTATTTTTGCTCTAGGTATTAGGTTTATTGGCTCTAAGGCTGCTAAAACTCTTGCAAGTCATTTTAAATCTATTGATAATCTAGAAAGGGCTACATATGAACAGCTTTTGGAAGTTGAGGAAATAGGAAGTAAGATGGCTGAGAGTATAATAGACTTCTTTAAGGATGAACAAAATAAAAAGGTTCTAAAGAAGCTAGAAGATGCTGGAGTAAGCTTTAAAATAGAAGAAAAAGATGACCTAGGTGATAGTAAGGTTAAATCATTTGAAGGTAAAGTATTTGTATTAACAGGAACACTTGAAAAGTATTCAAGAAATGAAGCAGCAGAAATAATAGAATCACTTGGAGGGAAGGTATCTTCTAGTGTTTCTAAGAAAACCTCATATCTTTTAGCTGGAAATGAAGCTGGAAGTAAACTAAAAAAAGCTCAGGACCTTGGTGTTAAGGTTCTAAGTGAAGATGAGTTTGAGGTGCTTATAAATGAATAA
- the pcrA gene encoding DNA helicase PcrA, which translates to MDLDTLNPSQREAVETLNGPLLILAGAGSGKTRVLTYRIAHLIDNGVYPDNILAITFTNKAAKEMKERIEALVDERAKSIWVGTFHSVCVRILRQHIDKLGYDKSFVIYDTSDQEKLVKECLKELNIDEKQFPPKSMLSSIGNLKDNLIDWQSFKRDNMNKFEKKNLVEVYERYQKKLENNNALDFDDIIMKTVKLLMDNEDILSYYHRKFNYILVDEYQDTNGAQYNLIKILASAHKNLCVVGDDDQSIYGWRGADIRNILEFEKDYDNTKIIKLEQNYRCTKRILDAANCVIANNENRKNKKLWTENEIGESIKFFKGNSDREESGFIAETVQTNINEGYSAKDFAILYRTNAMSRIIEESLMNKGIPYKLIGGLKFYDRKEVKDVIAYLRVINNPADSVSLDRIVNVPKRGIGDSSLDKIKEFAASQDVSLYSAMLDIEEISTLTKRASNSIVKFIGIMNTLIMSKETMSVSEIIREILDKTDYIEELRKEQDKDKIDRIQNVEEFYSAAVEFESSDEEDKSLAAFLEKIALVSDQDNINDDSRVTLMTLHTAKGLEFPVVFIAGFEEGVFPHFRAQEDEEEMEEERRLCYVGITRAKKHLYLTCARQRLLFGRTTFNAPSSFVEEIPEDIIQDISPKPRESFNRVYNHEAQAPKVKAANRNIYSKVEMPVMENKKMNTIGKSEIKAGIKIKHKVFGKGLVISTRPSGGDTQITVHFESAGLKNLLLGSAPIEIL; encoded by the coding sequence ATAGATTTAGATACACTTAATCCAAGTCAAAGGGAAGCAGTAGAAACACTTAATGGACCATTATTAATACTAGCTGGTGCAGGTTCAGGTAAAACAAGAGTTTTAACATATAGAATAGCCCATCTTATTGATAATGGGGTGTATCCAGATAACATTTTAGCTATTACATTTACAAATAAAGCAGCAAAGGAAATGAAGGAAAGAATAGAGGCTTTAGTAGATGAAAGGGCTAAAAGTATATGGGTTGGAACATTTCACTCAGTATGCGTTAGAATCTTAAGACAACACATAGATAAGCTAGGATACGATAAATCATTTGTTATTTATGACACTTCAGACCAAGAAAAACTTGTTAAGGAGTGTTTAAAAGAGCTTAATATAGATGAAAAGCAATTCCCACCAAAGAGTATGCTATCAAGCATTGGTAATTTAAAGGACAACCTTATAGATTGGCAAAGCTTTAAAAGAGATAATATGAATAAGTTCGAGAAGAAAAATTTAGTTGAAGTTTATGAAAGATATCAAAAGAAGCTAGAAAATAATAATGCACTAGATTTTGATGATATTATTATGAAAACAGTTAAGCTTTTAATGGATAATGAGGATATACTTTCATATTATCACAGAAAGTTTAACTATATATTAGTTGACGAGTATCAAGATACAAATGGTGCACAGTATAATCTTATTAAGATATTAGCGTCTGCGCATAAGAATTTATGTGTTGTAGGAGACGATGATCAGTCTATATACGGCTGGAGAGGAGCAGATATTAGAAATATTCTAGAGTTTGAAAAAGATTATGATAATACTAAAATTATTAAGCTTGAACAAAACTATAGATGTACTAAAAGAATTTTAGACGCTGCTAATTGTGTTATTGCTAATAATGAAAACAGAAAAAATAAAAAGTTATGGACTGAAAATGAAATAGGAGAATCTATTAAGTTCTTTAAGGGAAATAGTGACAGGGAAGAATCAGGATTCATCGCAGAAACAGTGCAGACTAATATTAATGAGGGATATTCTGCTAAGGATTTTGCTATTTTATATAGAACAAATGCAATGAGCCGTATTATAGAAGAAAGTCTTATGAATAAGGGAATTCCATACAAGTTAATTGGAGGACTTAAGTTCTATGATAGAAAAGAAGTTAAGGATGTAATTGCTTACCTTAGAGTTATTAATAACCCAGCGGATTCTGTAAGTCTTGATAGAATAGTTAATGTACCAAAAAGAGGTATAGGTGATTCAAGTCTTGATAAGATTAAAGAATTTGCAGCATCTCAAGATGTAAGTTTATATTCAGCAATGCTTGATATCGAAGAAATAAGTACACTAACAAAAAGAGCATCAAACTCAATTGTAAAGTTTATAGGTATAATGAATACTTTGATTATGTCAAAGGAAACAATGAGTGTATCAGAGATTATTCGTGAGATTTTAGATAAGACAGATTATATAGAAGAGCTTAGAAAAGAACAGGATAAGGACAAGATTGATAGAATTCAAAACGTTGAGGAATTCTACTCTGCAGCTGTTGAATTTGAATCTAGTGATGAAGAGGACAAGTCACTTGCAGCATTCCTAGAAAAAATAGCACTAGTATCAGACCAAGATAATATAAATGACGATTCCCGTGTAACACTTATGACTCTTCATACCGCTAAGGGACTAGAGTTTCCTGTTGTTTTTATAGCTGGATTTGAAGAAGGGGTGTTCCCTCACTTTAGAGCTCAAGAAGATGAGGAGGAAATGGAAGAGGAAAGAAGACTTTGCTATGTTGGTATAACAAGAGCTAAAAAGCACCTTTATTTAACATGTGCAAGACAAAGACTTCTATTTGGTAGAACTACATTTAATGCTCCTTCATCATTTGTAGAGGAGATCCCAGAGGATATTATTCAGGATATAAGTCCTAAACCTAGGGAAAGCTTTAATAGAGTGTATAATCATGAGGCCCAAGCTCCAAAAGTAAAAGCAGCTAATAGAAATATTTATTCTAAAGTTGAAATGCCTGTTATGGAAAACAAGAAAATGAACACCATAGGTAAGTCAGAGATTAAGGCAGGAATTAAGATAAAGCATAAGGTATTCGGTAAGGGGCTAGTTATATCAACAAGGCCTTCTGGAGGAGACACTCAAATTACGGTACATTTTGAGTCAGCTGGGCTTAAGAATTTACTTTTAGGATCAGCACCTATAGAGATACTTTAA
- a CDS encoding YerC/YecD family TrpR-related protein, with protein sequence MKHFSKLNNEELDLLFEAILSLETKEDCYKFFEDLCTINEMASISQRMQVALMLRERKTYIDIAKATGASTATISRVNRCLNYGSEGYKLVFDKLYGNNK encoded by the coding sequence TTGAAACACTTTAGCAAGCTTAATAATGAAGAGTTAGATCTTTTATTTGAAGCGATTTTATCTCTTGAGACAAAGGAAGATTGCTATAAATTCTTTGAAGATTTATGTACCATTAATGAAATGGCATCTATATCCCAGAGAATGCAGGTAGCACTTATGCTTAGAGAGAGAAAGACATATATAGACATTGCAAAGGCTACTGGTGCTAGCACAGCTACAATTAGTAGAGTAAATAGGTGCTTAAACTATGGTAGTGAAGGATATAAATTAGTTTTTGATAAACTATACGGAAATAATAAATAG
- a CDS encoding pseudouridine synthase, which produces MARERLDKVLANMGYGTRKEVKAITKSGEVTVNGSIVKDSSTHVNPYEDEIIISGERVNYREYIYIMMHKPPGVISATEDRNLETVIDLLEYEDAIFKPAPVGRLDKDTEGLLLITNDGDLNHRLLSPKNHVPKKYYADIDGKVTESDIAEFKKGVVLDDGYETMPAELTILEAGEKSKIEVVIYEGKYHQVKRMFESVGKKVTYLKRLEMGPLKLDEELEIGEYRELTDEELEALFSCAK; this is translated from the coding sequence ATGGCTAGAGAAAGATTAGATAAGGTTTTAGCTAATATGGGATACGGTACGAGAAAAGAAGTGAAGGCTATTACAAAATCAGGTGAAGTAACTGTTAATGGAAGTATTGTAAAGGATTCATCTACCCATGTTAATCCCTATGAGGATGAAATAATTATCTCAGGGGAGAGGGTAAATTATAGAGAATACATATATATAATGATGCATAAACCACCTGGTGTAATTTCTGCAACTGAGGATAGAAATCTTGAAACAGTAATAGATTTACTAGAGTATGAGGATGCAATATTTAAGCCAGCACCAGTAGGTAGACTTGATAAAGATACAGAGGGACTTCTACTTATAACAAATGATGGAGACCTTAATCATAGGCTACTATCACCTAAAAACCATGTTCCGAAAAAGTATTATGCTGATATAGATGGAAAAGTTACTGAAAGTGATATAGCGGAATTTAAAAAAGGTGTAGTTTTAGATGATGGATATGAAACTATGCCAGCTGAGCTTACTATTTTAGAGGCAGGGGAAAAGTCTAAGATAGAAGTTGTAATATATGAAGGAAAGTACCATCAAGTTAAAAGGATGTTCGAATCAGTAGGTAAAAAGGTAACATACTTAAAAAGACTAGAGATGGGTCCTTTAAAGCTTGATGAAGAACTTGAAATTGGAGAGTATAGAGAGCTTACAGATGAAGAATTAGAAGCATTATTCAGTTGTGCTAAGTAG